One segment of Salvia splendens isolate huo1 chromosome 20, SspV2, whole genome shotgun sequence DNA contains the following:
- the LOC121781289 gene encoding floricaula protein-like, protein MDPDAFSASLFKWDPRAGLAPPNRLLEAVVPPPMRPRELGGLEELFQAYGIRYFTAAKIAELGFTVNTLVDMRDEELDEMMNSLCQIFRWDLLVGERYGIRAAVRAERRRLDEEDARRRHLLSGDVSHALDALSQEGLSEEPVQQEKEAEGSGGGGVWEMVVANGRKQRRRKSCKGRSRMASMEEDEEEDEDEEETEEGGGNERQREHPFIVTEPGEVARGKKNGLDYLFHLYEQCRDFLIQVQDIAKERGEKCPTKVTNQVFRYAKKAGANYINKPKMRHYVHCYALHCLDEETSNALRRAFKERGENVGAWRQACYKPLVAVASRQGWDIDAIFNAHPLLSIWYVPTKLRQLCHAERSSTTASTSITAAGVDHLPF, encoded by the exons ATGGATCCTGATGCCTTCTCCGCGAGCTTGTTCAAGTGGGACCCTCGGGCCGGCCTCGCGCCCCCGAACCGGCTCCTGGAGGCGGTGGTCCCCCCGCCAATGCGGCCGCGGGAGCTCGGTGGGCTGGAGGAGCTCTTCCAAGCGTACGGGATAAGGTATTTCACGGCGGCTAAGATAGCCGAGCTTGGATTCACGGTGAACACGCTTGTGGACATGAGGGATGAGGAGCTTGATGAGATGATGAACAGCCTCTGCCAGATTTTCCGGTGGGACTTGCTTGTCGGGGAGAGGTATGGCATCCGGGCTGCGGTCAGGGCCGAGCGGCGGCGCCTCGACGAGGAGGACGCGCGGCGACGCCACCTCCTCTCGGGCGACGTGTCGCACGCTCTCGACGCGCTTTCGCAGGAGG GGTTGTCGGAGGAGCCGGTACAGCAGGAGAAGGAGGCGGAGGGGAGCGGTGGGGGAGGGGTGTGGGAGATGGTGGTGGCGAACGGGAGGAAGCAGAGGCGGAGGAAGAGTTGCAAGGGGAGGTCGAGGATGGCGTCGatggaggaggatgaggaggaggacgaggacgaggaggagacAGAGGAGGGCGGGGGGAACGAGAGGCAGAGGGAGCATCCGTTTATCGTGACGGAGCCGGGGGAGGTGGCGCGTGGGAAGAAGAACGGGCTAGATTATCTATTCCATTTGTATGAGCAATGCCGTGATTTCTTGATCCAAGTCCAAGACATAGCCAAGGAGAGAGGGGAAAAATGTCCCACCAAG GTGACGAACCAAGTGTTCCGGTACGCGAAGAAGGCGGGAGCCAACTACATCAACAAGCCGAAGATGCGGCACTACGTCCACTGCTATGCGCTGCACTGCCTCGACGAGGAGACGTCGAACGCCCTGCGGCGCGCATTCAAGGAACGCGGGGAGAACGTGGGCGCGTGGAGGCAAGCTTGTTACAAGCCCTTGGTTGCGGTTGCATCTAGGCAGGGATGGGACATCGACGCCATCTTCAACGCCCATCCCCTCCTCTCCATTTGGTACGTCCCCACCAAGCTCCGACAGCTCTGCCATGCCGAGAGGAGCAGCACCACCGCATCCACCTCAATCACCGCCGCGGGAGTCGATCACCTCCCTTTCTAG
- the LOC121781194 gene encoding mitogen-activated protein kinase kinase kinase 20-like: MLGEDEALNLNSYGDGIAWVRASMIGRGSFGRVYLATLRKPSSKSISLPPVMAVKSAEVSSSASLQKEREVYSNLRRNPYIIQCYGDEITIGSSGTMAFNLMLEYGSGGTLARRIKESGREGLGELESKLHARSILRGLKHIHELGFVHCDLKPDNILLVPISGVIRAKIGDLGLARRVSISKKRKLGVCCWEGTPMYLSPEAVTDHVQEAPSDIWAVGCIVHEMLAGKSPLKGKEEELEILRKIGEGREVIEIANGVSKEAREFLKGCFVRNSNFRFTCEMLLLHPFLQGLDDDAGVDVDQSVPFDPIESFALVYDDDDDDDDEYTTDSSS, from the coding sequence ATGTTAGGAGAGGACGAGGCATTGAATTTGAATTCATACGGAGATGGAATTGCATGGGTTAGGGCTTCGATGATCGGAAGAGGGAGTTTTGGGCGTGTTTATCTCGCTACTCTGCGAAAGCCCTCTTCCAAATCCATCTCTCTGCCGCCGGTGATGGCTGTAAAATCTGCGGAGGTTTCCTCCTCTGCTTCGCTTCAGAAGGAGAGGGAAGTTTACTCCAATCTGCGGAGGAATCCTTACATTATTCAGTGCTACGGCGATGAGATTACAATCGGCAGCAGCGGCACCATGGCCTTCAATTTGATGCTCGAGTACGGCTCCGGAGGAACCTTAGCCCGGAGGATTAAGGAATCCGGCAGGGAAGGATTGGGTGAATTGGAATCGAAGCTTCACGCGAGGTCTATTCTAAGAGGATTGAAACACATTCACGAGCTTGGATTTGTGCATTGCGATTTGAAGCCTGATAACATTCTGCTCGTTCCAATCAGTGGAGTAATTAGGGCCAAAATTGGGGATTTAGGGCTGGCGAGGAGGGTTAGCATTAGCAAGAAGAGGAAATTGGGGGTTTGTTGTTGGGAAGGGACTCCGATGTATTTGTCTCCTGAGGCGGTCACGGATCACGTGCAGGAGGCGCCGTCCGATATCTGGGCGGTTGGTTGCATTGTGCACGAGATGCTGGCCGGGAAATCGCCATTGAAGGGAAAGGAAGAGGAGCTTGAGATTCTGAGGAAGATAGGAGAAGGGCGAGAGGTGATTGAAATTGCCAATGGAGTATCAAAGGAGGCTAGGGAATTTCTCAAGGGCTGCTTTGTTAGGAATTCTAACTTCAGATTCACTTGTGAGATGCTGCTGCTTCATCCCTTCCTTCAAGGTTTGGATGATGATGCCGGAGTTGATGTTGATCAATCCGTCCCTTTCGATCCGATTGAATCTTTTGCTCTGgtttatgatgatgatgatgatgatgatgatgagtatACTACTGACTCATCATCATAA
- the LOC121781881 gene encoding GDSL esterase/lipase At5g03980-like has product MAFKTVFSVLVVFGLVFCVGAVPNVLGYCHFNEIYQLGDSISDVGNLIREYPLGASTNFARLPYGQTFFEEATGRCSNGLLMIDYIAMSAGLPLLPPYKHKGTWFGNGVNFAVAGSTALSSEALAVHNITNPVTNSSLGVQLDWMESYFNSTSLNEIDRLRKLRSALFMVGETGGNDYNYAIFQGKQMEELKNMVPQVVEAVINGTKRAIKMGAVRLIVPGNFPIGCLPIYKTAFQGVPLDDQHCVKELNEFAKHHNDLLQEAIIELKQENPNTVIVYGDYYKAYLDLLKTGIDSGYEVERACCGIGGKYNFDLRRMCGGVNVSVCEDVDRHLSWDGIHMTQQSYKHMAAWLIPYFFTHLACF; this is encoded by the exons ATGGCGTTTAAAACAGTATTCAGTGTTTTGGTTGTTTTTGGTTTGGTTTTTTGTGTTGGCGCTGTTCCTAATGTTTTGGGCTATTGCCACTTCAATGAAATATATCAACTCGGTGATTCAATTAGCGATGTTGGAAATCTGATAAGAGAGTATCCTCTTGGGGCTTCCACAAACTTCGCGAGACTGCCGTACGGCCAAACGTTCTTTGAGGAAGCTACAGGGCGTTGCTCCAATGGCCTTTTAATGATCGACTATATTG CAATGTCCGCTGGGCTTCCTTTGCTtccaccgtataaacacaaggGGACTTGGTTTGGGAACGGAGTCAACTTTGCCGTGGCTGGTTCCACCGCATTGTCGTCTGAGGCGTTGGCTGTTCATAACATAACGAATCCCGTGACGAATAGTTCTCTTGGCGTTCAATTGGATTGGATGGAGTCCTACTTCAATTCCACCAGCCTTAATGAGATAG ATCGTTTGAGGAAACTCCGAAGTGCTCTGTTCATGGTGGGAGAAACCGGTGGGAATGATTACAACTACGCAATCTTTCAAGGGAAACAAATGGAGGAATTGAAAAACATGGTTCCTCAAGTGGTTGAAGCCGTCATTAATGGAACTAAG AGAGCAATAAAGATGGGTGCAGTAAGATTGATTGTTCCCGGAAACTTCCCGATCGGTTGCCTTCCGATATACAAAACTGCATTCCAAGGCGTACCCCTTGACGACCAACATTGCGTGAAGGAGCTGAATGAATTTGCGAAGCACCACAACGATCTTTTGCAAGAAGCCATCATCGAACTCAAACAAGAGAATCCCAATACTGTCATAGTCTACGGCGACTATTACAAGGCTTACCTAGATCTCCTCAAAACGGGAATAGATAGCGGATATGAGGTAGAGAGGGCTTGCTGCGGAATAGGAGGTAAATACAACTTCGATTTGCGAAGAATGTGTGGAGGAGTTAATGTCAGTGTGTGTGAAGATGTTGATCGACATCTGAGTTGGGATGGCATCCACATGACTCAGCAAAGCTACAAGCACATGGCCGCATGGTTGATACCATACTTCTTTACTCATCTCGCCTGCTTTTGA
- the LOC121780924 gene encoding mitogen-activated protein kinase kinase kinase 20-like: MLGEDEALNLNSYGDGIAWVRASMIGKGSFGRVYLATLRKPSSKSISLPPVMAVKSAEVSSSASLQKEREVYSNLRRNPYIIQCYGDEITIGSSGTMAFNLMLEYGSGGTLARRIKESGREGLGELESKLHARSILRGLRHIHELGFVHCDLKPDNILLVPIRGGIRAKIGDLGLARRVSISKKRKLGVCCWEGTPMYLSPEAVTDHVQEAPSDIWAVGCIVHEMLTGKSPLKGKEEELEILRKIGEGREVIEIANGVSKEAREFLKGCFVRNSNFRFTCEMLLLHPFLQGLDDDDIVDAGVDVDQSVVPFDPIESFALVYDADADETSSSTEEWSHGSETESGDAQFISQQNVPLEGF, from the coding sequence ATGTTAGGAGAGGACGAGGCATTGAATTTGAATTCATACGGAGATGGAATTGCATGGGTTAGGGCTTCGATGATCGGAAAAGGGAGTTTTGGGCGTGTTTATCTCGCTACTCTGCGAAAGCCCTCTTCCAAATCCATCTCTCTGCCGCCGGTGATGGCTGTAAAATCTGCGGAGGTTTCCTCCTCTGCTTCGCTTCAGAAGGAGAGGGAAGTTTACTCCAATCTGCGGAGGAATCCTTACATAATTCAGTGCTACGGCGATGAGATTACAATCGGCAGCAGCGGCACCATGGCCTTCAATCTGATGCTCGAGTACGGCTCCGGTGGAACCTTAGCCCGGAGGATTAAGGAATCCGGCAGGGAAGGATTGGGTGAATTGGAATCGAAGCTTCACGCGAGGTCTATTCTGAGAGGATTGAGACACATTCACGAGCTTGGATTTGTGCATTGCGATTTGAAGCCTGATAACATTCTGCTCGTTCCAATCAGGGGCGGAATTAGGGCCAAAATTGGGGATTTAGGGCTGGCGAGGAGGGTTAGCATTAGCAAGAAGAGGAAATTGGGGGTTTGTTGTTGGGAAGGGACTCCGATGTATTTGTCTCCTGAGGCGGTCACGGATCACGTGCAGGAGGCGCCGTCCGATATCTGGGCAGTTGGTTGCATTGTGCACGAGATGCTGACCGGGAAATCGCCATTGAAGGGAAAGGAAGAGGAGCTTGAGATTCTGAGAAAGATAGGAGAAGGGCGAGAGGTGATTGAAATTGCCAATGGAGTATCAAAGGAGGCTAGGGAATTTCTCAAGGGCTGCTTTGTTAGGAATTCCAACTTCAGATTCACTTGTGAGATGCTGCTGCTTCATCCCTTCCTTCAAGGTTTGGATGATGATGACATTGTTGATGCTGGAGTTGATGTTGATCAATCCGTCGTCCCTTTTGATCCGATTGAATCCTTTGCTCTGGTTTATGATGCTGATGCTGATGAGACATCATCATCAACAGAGGAATGGAGCCATGGATCTGAGACAGAGAGTGGTGATGCCCAATTCATATCTCAACAAAATGTACCACTGGAAGGTTTTTGA
- the LOC121782713 gene encoding carboxylesterase 1-like, with protein sequence MSNDTLLGLGFSRNPDGSVTRTIDMPKTPPQSDTNSPAPVLTKDVPLNPSTNTSLRLFLPRTTLDPATTGPTLLPLIIYAHGGGFIILSAASAVCHLFCSTLALSTPAVVASVEYRLAPEHRLPAAYDDCMQALSWAKTTTDEWIVNYADRSSCYLMGTDAGANIALHVGLRAAAECGDDLKPLEIKGLILHQPFFGGMERTPSEMMLADNTILPIVAADLMWELSLPAGADRDHEYCNPMKGKVAQSLGLIKERGWNVTTTSCGGDPLIDRQKEFEKAMEGKGVTLVSKYAGGECHGYDLLEPSKAELLMCALKDTVHVSR encoded by the exons ATGTCCAACGACACCCTCCTCGGCCTGGGCTTCAGCCGCAACCCGGACGGCTCCGTTACCCGTACCATCGACATGCCCAAAACCCCCCCGCAATCCGACACCAACTCCCCTGCCCCGGTCCTGACCAAGGACGTCCCACTCAACCCATCCACCAACACCTccctccgcctcttcctcccCCGAACAACCCTCGACCCCGCCACCACGGGGCCCACGTTGCTCCCGCTCATCATCTACGCCCACGGAGGCGGCTTCATCATCCTCAGCGCCGCCTCAGCCGTCTGCCACCTCTTCTGCTCCACGCTCGCCCTGTCCACCCCGGCCGTTGTTGCCTCGGTCGAGTACCGCCTTGCGCCAGAGCACCGCCTCCCGGCCGCCTACGACGACTGCATGCAGGCCCTCTCGTGGGCCAAGACCACCACCGATGAGTGGATCGTCAACTACGCCGACCGGTCCAGCTGCTACCTCATGGGCACGGACGCGGGCGCGAACATCGCCCTCCACGTCGGCCTGCGCGCGGCGGCCGAGTGTGGGGACGATCTCAAGCCGCTCGAGATCAAAGG GTTGATCCTACACCAGCCCTTCTTCGGGGGCATGGAGAGGACGCCGTCAGAGATGATGCTGGCCGATAACACGATTCTTCCGATTGTGGCTGCGGATTTGATGTGGGAGTTGTCGCTACCGGCCGGTGCTGACAGAGACCACGAGTACTGTAATCCGATGAAGGGAAAGGTGGCGCAGAGCTTGGGATTGATTAAGGAGAGAGGGTGGAATGTGACGACGACGAGCTGCGGTGGAGATCCGTTGATTGACcggcagaaggaattcgagaAGGCGATGGAGGGAAAGGGTGTGACGCTAGTGTCAAAATATGCCGGCGGGGAATGTCATGGCTACGATCTTCTCGAACCTTCTAAAGCTGAATTGCTCATGTGTGCACTAAAGGACACTGTCCATGTTTCAAGGTAG
- the LOC121781257 gene encoding mitogen-activated protein kinase kinase kinase 20-like, giving the protein MLGENEALNLNSYGDGIAWVRASMIGRGSFGRVYLATLRKPSSKSISLPPVMAVKSAEVSSSASLQKEREVYSNLRRNPYIIQCYGDEITIGSSGTMAFNLMLEYGSGGTLARRIKESGGEGLGELESKLHARSILRGLKHIHELGFVHCDLKPDNILLVPIRGGIRAKIGDLGLARRVSISKKRKLGVCCWEGTPMYLSPEAVTDHVQEAPSDIWAVGCIVHEMLTGKSPLKGKEEELEILRKIGEGREVIEIANGVSKEAREFLKGCFVRNSNFRFTCEMLLLHPFLQGLDDDDIVDAGVDVDQSVVPFDPIESFALVYDDDADETSSSTEEWSHGSETESGDAQFLSQQNAPLAGRVLL; this is encoded by the coding sequence ATGTTAGGAGAGAACGAGGCATTGAATTTGAATTCATACGGAGATGGAATTGCATGGGTTAGGGCTTCGATGATCGGAAGAGGGAGTTTTGGGCGTGTTTATCTCGCTACTCTGCGAAAGCCCTCTTCCAAATCCATCTCTCTGCCGCCGGTGATGGCTGTAAAATCTGCGGAGGTTTCCTCCTCTGCTTCGCTTCAGAAGGAGAGGGAAGTTTACTCCAATCTGCGGAGGAATCCTTACATAATTCAGTGCTACGGCGATGAGATTACAATCGGCAGCAGCGGCACCATGGCCTTCAATTTGATGCTCGAGTATGGCTCCGGTGGAACCTTAGCCCGGAGGATTAAGGAATCCGGCGGGGAAGGATTGGGTGAATTGGAATCGAAGCTTCACGCGAGGTCTATTCTAAGAGGATTGAAACACATTCACGAGCTTGGATTTGTGCATTGCGATTTGAAGCCTGATAACATTCTTCTCGTTCCAATCAGGGGCGGAATTAGGGCCAAAATTGGGGATTTAGGGCTGGCGAGGAGGGTTAGCATTAGCAAGAAGAGGAAATTGGGGGTTTGTTGTTGGGAAGGGACTCCGATGTATTTGTCTCCTGAGGCGGTCACGGATCACGTGCAGGAGGCGCCGTCCGATATCTGGGCGGTTGGTTGCATTGTGCACGAGATGCTGACCGGGAAATCGCCATTGAAGGGGAAGGAAGAGGAGCTTGAGATTCTGAGAAAGATAGGAGAAGGGCGTGAGGTGATTGAAATTGCCAATGGAGTATCAAAGGAGGCTAGGGAATTTCTCAAGGGCTGCTTTGTTAGGAATTCTAACTTCAGATTCACTTGTGAGATGCTGCTGCTTCATCCCTTCCTTCAAGGTTTGGATGATGATGACATTGTTGATGCTGGAGTTGATGTTGATCAATCCGTCGTCCCTTTTGATCCGATTGAATCCTTTGCTCTGGTTTatgatgatgatgctgatgagACATCATCATCAACAGAGGAATGGAGCCATGGATCTGAGACAGAGAGTGGTGATGCCCAATTTCTATCTCAACAAAATGCACCTCTAGCTGGAAGGGTTTTGTTGTAA
- the LOC121783026 gene encoding chaperone protein dnaJ 8, chloroplastic-like, with the protein MAAAVGCGSSWAQFKDISSRRSLRNKNGGSKGFRVSCVSSTVADPYQTLRIRPGSSESEIKKAFRQLALKYHPDVCRGSNCGVQFHQINEAYNIVMSNVRGESSGVEYYYEEEEQVSEEQDLELWEEWMGWEGAGIRDYTSHINPYI; encoded by the exons ATGGCTGCTGCTGTGGGTTGCGGGTCTTCCTGGGCTCAATTCAAGGATATCTCGTCGCGAAGAAGTTTGAGGAATAAAAATGGCGGTAGTAAGGGATTTAGGGTTTCGTGTGTGTCTTCTACCGTGGCTGATCCGTACCAGACACTGCGAATTCGCCCTGGTTCGTCGGAATCTGAGATTAAGAAGGCCTTTAGGCAGCTTGCTCTTAAG TATCATCCAGATGTCTGCAGAGGAAGCAATTGTGGCGTCCAATTTCACCAAATCAACGAAGCATACAAT ATTGTAATGAGTAATGTGAGGGGAGAATCAAGTGGGGTGGAGTATTATTATGAAGAGGAGGAGCAGGTTAGTGAAGAACAAGATTTGGAGCTTTGGGAGGAGTGGATGGGGTGGGAAGGAGCTGGGATTCGTGATTACACCTCACATATTAATCCATATATTTGA
- the LOC121780840 gene encoding magnesium transporter MRS2-1-like: protein MADLKQSLLPPKPASAINLRDNSYRPSASGRVPFQGVDVSGLKKRGQGLRSWIRVDVTGNSQVIEVDKFSMMRRCDLPARDLRLLDPLFVYPSTILGREKAIVVNLEQIRCIITADEVLLLNSLDSYVLQYVVELQRRLQAAEVGEVWQSEGPDSGRRRGGRNFDNMFGNISPDYLPFEFRALEVALEAACTFLDSQAAELEIEAYPLLDELTSKISTLNLERVRRLKSRLVALTRRVQKVRDEIEQLMDDDGDMAEMYLTEKKRRMETSFYGDQSLVGYRSNDGGLSLSAPVSPVSSPPDSGRKLDKCLSISRSRHESVRSSESATENIEELEMLLEAYFVVIDSTLNKLTSLKEYIDDTEDFINIQLDNVRNQLIQFELLLTTATFVVAIFGVVAGIFGMNFEIQMFNNPGAFKWVLIITGVSGAIIFSTFLWFFKYRRLMPL, encoded by the exons ATGGCAGACCTCAAACAAAGTCTGCTTCCACCAAAACCTGCGTCGGCTATAAATTTGAGAGACAATTCATACCGGCCATCTGCCTCTGGCCGTGTCCCATTTCAGGGAGTTGATGTATCAGGCTTGAAAAAGCGTGGGCAGGGCCTTCGATCATGGATACGTGTTGATGTAACAGGGAATTCCCAAGTGATTGAGGTTGACAAGTTCAGTATGATGCGTCGATGTGATCTTCCTGCACGTGATCTAAGATTACTAGACCCGTTATTCGTGTACCCATCTACCATCCTTGGCAGAGAGAAGGCGATTGTTGTAAATCTTGAACAGATCCGATGCATCATTACTGCAGATGAGGTTTTGCTCTTAAATTCCCTTGATAGCTATGTTCTGCAGTATGTGGTGGAATTGCAGAGACGGTTACAAGCTGCCGAAGTAGGTGAAGTTTGGCAGTCTGAGGGTCCAGATTCAGGCAGAAGGAGAGGAGGCAGAAATTTTGACAATATGTTCGGGAACATATCTCCGGATTACCTGCCTTTTGAATTCAGAGCTCTTGAAGTTGCATTGGAAGCAGCCTGTACATTTTTGGATTCTCAG GCAGCAGAATTGGAGATTGAAGCATATCCGCTGTTGGATGAACTTACTTCAAAAATCAGCACACTGAACTTGGAACGAGTTCGTAGACTAAAAAGCAGGCTTGTCGCATTGACTAGGAGAGTTCAAAAG GTCAGGGATGAGATAGAACAACTAATGGATGATGACGGAGACATGGCCGAAATGTATCTCACTGAGAAGAAAAGGCGCATGGAAACTTCATTTTATGGTGATCAATCTTTGGTAGGATATAGATCAAATGATGGTGGATTATCTCTCTCTGCACCTGTTTCTCCTGTTTCATCACCTCCTGATAGCGGCAGGAAGCTTGACAAATGCCTTAGCATATCAAGAAGCAGACATGAAAGTGTCAGGAGCTCAGAAAGTGCCACAGAAAATATAGAAGAGCTGGAAATGTTGTTGGAGGCCTACTTCGTTGTCATCGACAGCACACTGAACAAGCTGACCTCG TTGAAGGAGTATATTGACGATACAGAAGATTTCATCAATATTCAGCTG GATAATGTTCGGAACCAGCTTATACAGTTTGAGTTGTTATTGACTACTGCAACTTTCGTTGTTGCAATATTTGGAGTGGTAGCTGGTATATTTGGCATGAACTTTGAGATACAGATGTTCAACAACCCCGGTGCATTCAAATGGGTCCTAATAATCACAGGAGTTAGCGGAGCCATCATTTTTTCGACATTTTTATGGTTCTTTAAGTATAGAAGACTGATGCCACTGTAG